A single region of the Rhizobium binae genome encodes:
- a CDS encoding TetR/AcrR family transcriptional regulator: MARPREFDEEKVLELAVEQFWERGYETTSIRDLAQAMGLTTASIYNAFGDKRAVYRRALDFYVERSFGDRVGRFESKPPRQAINAFFSEIIDRSLADTRRKGCMLVNSALEVAPHDEEFQRVVASVLVQVEAFFLRCVERGQEDGSIGRRQRAADLAGTLLGTLLGIRVLARARPEKELLEGLIKPVFALLEPDGAKQVEPA; the protein is encoded by the coding sequence ATGGCCCGGCCCAGAGAATTCGACGAAGAAAAAGTGCTGGAGCTCGCCGTGGAGCAGTTTTGGGAACGGGGATATGAAACAACCTCGATCCGGGATCTCGCCCAGGCTATGGGGCTGACGACCGCCAGCATCTACAACGCCTTCGGCGACAAGCGGGCGGTTTATCGCAGGGCGCTCGATTTTTACGTCGAGCGAAGTTTTGGGGATCGCGTCGGGCGTTTCGAATCGAAACCACCACGGCAGGCGATCAACGCCTTCTTTAGCGAAATCATCGATCGATCCCTGGCCGACACAAGGAGGAAAGGCTGCATGCTCGTCAATTCGGCTCTTGAAGTCGCGCCGCATGACGAAGAGTTCCAGCGTGTCGTTGCCAGCGTGCTTGTGCAAGTCGAGGCCTTCTTCCTACGCTGCGTGGAAAGAGGCCAGGAAGATGGCTCCATCGGCCGGCGCCAACGCGCCGCCGATTTGGCCGGAACGCTGCTTGGTACCCTGCTTGGCATCCGCGTCCTGGCACGTGCCCGCCCGGAAAAGGAGCTGCTCGAAGGGTTGATAAAGCCTGTGTTCGCACTCCTTGAGCCCGATGGCGCCAAGCAAGTGGAACCTGCATGA
- a CDS encoding sigma-70 family RNA polymerase sigma factor: MKNSAREEEWASWMRSAIAGDGRAYHRLLTAVTPHLRVIARKRCEQFGAPASEAEDVVQEVLLAIHLKRGTWDPSRPLGPWMAALVRNKLIDSLRRRGRQAAVPLEDVIATLESDDGVGVADRMDIEQILSRLKDPQRTIVQSISVEGSSVRETAERLKMTEVAVRVALHRALKALSALYSEPLK, from the coding sequence ATGAAGAATTCGGCGCGCGAAGAAGAGTGGGCCTCCTGGATGCGATCGGCAATCGCGGGCGATGGACGCGCCTACCACAGATTGCTGACAGCCGTCACGCCTCATCTGCGCGTGATTGCTCGCAAGCGCTGCGAACAATTCGGTGCGCCGGCAAGTGAGGCTGAGGACGTGGTTCAGGAAGTGTTGCTGGCTATTCATCTTAAGCGGGGCACCTGGGATCCATCCCGGCCCCTGGGCCCGTGGATGGCTGCCCTGGTGCGGAACAAGTTGATCGACAGCCTGCGACGCAGAGGCAGGCAGGCCGCCGTTCCCCTCGAGGACGTGATTGCGACCCTGGAAAGCGATGACGGAGTAGGGGTGGCGGACCGGATGGACATCGAACAGATACTGAGTCGCTTGAAGGATCCTCAGCGGACGATCGTCCAATCAATTTCGGTCGAAGGTTCGAGCGTCCGCGAGACGGCGGAGCGTCTGAAGATGACCGAAGTCGCTGTACGTGTGGCGCTCCACCGGGCGCTCAAGGCGTTGTCGGCTCTCTATTCGGAGCCACTGAAATGA
- a CDS encoding NrsF family protein — translation MKTENLIELLAQDAPVRSSLTHMLQQASIAAVLIVAIAFFSAIGFRHDIGAALDTGRFLFKFVITVALAVTGSLVMYRIGKPGVPLHWWGWALLVPLALAVGAAVFELSVMPPETWVTRMIGHNSRLCLTIIPSLSVGPLACFLVALRHGAPTRPALAGAVAGLAAAGIAATFYAANCDDDSPLFVLLWYPIAIAAVTAVGALAGQKLLRW, via the coding sequence ATGAAGACAGAAAATCTCATAGAATTGCTCGCACAGGACGCGCCGGTGAGGTCAAGCCTCACTCACATGCTCCAACAGGCAAGCATCGCGGCCGTCCTGATCGTTGCAATTGCCTTTTTCTCGGCAATCGGCTTCCGGCATGATATCGGTGCTGCTTTGGACACCGGCCGTTTTCTGTTCAAATTCGTCATCACGGTCGCTCTTGCGGTCACTGGCAGTCTCGTCATGTATCGTATAGGAAAGCCCGGCGTGCCCTTGCACTGGTGGGGCTGGGCTTTGCTGGTGCCGTTGGCATTGGCTGTCGGTGCGGCAGTGTTCGAGCTTTCCGTCATGCCACCTGAGACCTGGGTGACACGGATGATCGGGCACAATTCCAGGCTCTGTCTGACGATCATTCCGTCGTTGTCGGTCGGTCCCCTTGCCTGTTTTCTTGTGGCGCTACGACATGGAGCACCGACACGTCCTGCACTTGCCGGAGCCGTCGCGGGTTTGGCGGCAGCCGGGATCGCCGCAACGTTCTATGCCGCCAATTGCGACGACGACAGCCCGCTCTTCGTCCTCCTCTGGTACCCGATCGCCATTGCCGCCGTCACAGCAGTTGGCGCTTTAGCTGGTCAAAAGCTGTTGCGATGGTAG
- a CDS encoding NrsF family protein, whose translation MKTEDLITLIAQDTRRPVNLTSVLSAAVVSGALVSGLAFFLTLGFRHDIAQAIETVRFDFKFVITLSLFAAALSLAGPVIRPGSDIGRRRWLLLIAPVLLLAATTLELLVTPSDVWLDKLIGHNALHCLTIIPALSAFPGTFLFLAMRQGAPENPGLAGALAGLVSVGIAATLYATNCFDDSPLFVAAWYPLATLIVVTVGYFAGKRFLRW comes from the coding sequence GTGAAAACAGAAGACCTGATAACCCTAATAGCGCAGGACACGCGCCGACCGGTCAATCTAACCTCCGTGCTTTCGGCTGCCGTAGTATCCGGTGCCTTGGTTTCCGGCCTTGCTTTCTTTTTGACGCTGGGATTTCGACACGACATCGCCCAGGCGATCGAAACCGTGCGGTTCGACTTTAAGTTCGTTATCACCCTCTCCCTCTTTGCCGCCGCGTTATCTCTGGCGGGACCCGTCATTCGACCGGGAAGCGACATCGGGCGGCGACGGTGGCTGCTGTTGATCGCGCCCGTTCTTCTGCTTGCAGCAACTACCCTGGAACTACTCGTCACGCCGTCCGATGTCTGGCTCGATAAACTAATTGGCCATAACGCATTGCATTGCCTGACGATCATACCAGCGCTATCGGCATTTCCTGGCACATTCCTCTTCCTCGCCATGCGGCAGGGCGCACCGGAAAACCCAGGTCTTGCCGGTGCGCTCGCAGGTCTCGTATCAGTCGGCATCGCTGCGACGCTTTATGCGACCAACTGCTTCGATGACAGTCCATTGTTCGTCGCGGCATGGTATCCTCTGGCGACTCTCATCGTCGTGACTGTCGGTTATTTCGCCGGTAAACGTTTCCTACGTTGGTAG
- a CDS encoding alpha-hydroxy acid oxidase, producing the protein MTTSDVSRSRRSTRLLQNILALDDFEVHARRHLPKPLYGYIAGASETNASLKRNAEAFDAYSFRTRVLRDVSGRSMKTILLGQAYEAPFGIAPMGISALMAYRGDIVLAKGAEETGIPMIMSGSSLTRLEDVVATAPKSWFQAYLPGEPDRIAALVDRVANAGFGTLVLTVDTAALANRENNIRSGFSTPLRPSLRLAWQGVSHPHWTLGTFLRTIARHGIPHFENSYATRGAPIIASNVMRDFGRKDHLNWSHLEQIRERWKGHLVVKGILHPDDADHAANLGADAVIVSNHGGRQLDGAMAPLRALPDVAERIDGRIPVMIDGSFRRGTDIIKALALGADFIFVGRPFLYAASVAGRNGVVKAAEILKTELHRNMALLGVTSINEIGEKHIVADAPRGSYLYQDESISLSS; encoded by the coding sequence ATGACGACATCAGACGTGAGCAGATCACGCCGTTCAACACGCTTGCTGCAGAACATTCTCGCTCTTGATGACTTTGAGGTTCATGCACGCAGGCATCTCCCCAAACCGCTTTACGGTTACATCGCTGGCGCCAGCGAAACGAACGCCTCCTTGAAGCGAAACGCCGAAGCGTTCGATGCTTATTCCTTCCGGACGCGCGTGCTTAGGGATGTCTCCGGCAGGAGTATGAAGACAATCTTGCTCGGCCAGGCCTATGAAGCTCCGTTCGGTATCGCTCCAATGGGGATCAGTGCCCTGATGGCCTATCGGGGTGATATCGTCCTGGCAAAAGGTGCGGAAGAAACTGGTATCCCGATGATCATGAGCGGGTCGTCCTTGACCCGGCTTGAAGATGTCGTCGCCACGGCGCCGAAAAGCTGGTTCCAGGCCTACCTGCCGGGCGAGCCCGACCGCATAGCGGCGCTTGTCGATCGCGTCGCCAATGCCGGTTTCGGAACGCTCGTTCTGACCGTCGACACAGCCGCGCTGGCAAACCGGGAGAACAATATTCGCTCCGGCTTCTCGACTCCGTTGCGCCCCAGCTTGCGGTTGGCATGGCAGGGCGTTTCGCATCCGCACTGGACCCTGGGGACCTTCCTTCGCACCATCGCGCGACATGGCATTCCCCATTTCGAGAATTCCTACGCGACACGCGGTGCGCCGATCATCGCCTCGAACGTCATGCGCGATTTCGGGCGCAAGGACCATTTGAATTGGTCGCATCTGGAGCAAATTCGTGAACGTTGGAAAGGTCATCTGGTCGTCAAAGGCATACTTCATCCCGACGATGCAGATCATGCCGCTAATTTGGGCGCGGACGCGGTCATTGTTTCCAATCACGGAGGACGCCAGCTCGATGGCGCCATGGCACCGCTTAGAGCTCTTCCCGATGTCGCCGAGCGTATAGATGGCCGCATCCCGGTCATGATCGACGGCAGCTTCAGGCGTGGCACCGACATCATCAAAGCTTTAGCGCTGGGTGCCGATTTCATCTTTGTCGGAAGACCGTTCCTTTACGCCGCTTCAGTGGCCGGCCGGAACGGCGTCGTAAAGGCGGCAGAGATTTTGAAGACTGAACTCCATCGGAACATGGCGTTACTCGGGGTCACGTCAATCAATGAGATCGGTGAAAAACACATCGTCGCCGATGCGCCTCGGGGCTCGTATCTTTATCAAGATGAATCGATCAGCCTCAGCTCTTGA
- a CDS encoding tripartite tricarboxylate transporter permease, with amino-acid sequence MDFLHFLVLGFSEALTPTNLLFCFIGALLGTLIGVLPGIGPTATVAILLPVTFFLPPLAALIMLSGIFYGAQYGGSTTAILVNLPGEASAVVTAIDGYQMARKGRAGAALAIAALGSFFAGTVATVGLAVAGPTLSSFALSFGPAEYVSLCIFGLLAATILAHGSVIKAIGMVCLGLVLGMVGIDVSSGATRLTFGSTELYDGIDFVVIAVGLFGVAEIASNLEFKETRGVLQSTIGRLWPTTQEFKESWGAVLRGTAVGTILGVLPGGGATLSAFSAYSVEKKISRTPEKFGHGAIAGVAGPESANNAGAQASFIPLLTLGIPSNSIMAMMLGAMTIHGITPGPSVIHNQPELFWGLIASMWLGNAMLLVINLPLIGIWVRLLKVPYRLLYPAILLFCCIGVYSVNNRGFDVALVILFGVLGYVLRKAKCEAGPLLLGFVLGPLLETNLRRALLLSQGDPLVFFERPISAVLLLVTAGMLLTLILPAIRKSRKEAFEAGED; translated from the coding sequence ATGGATTTTCTCCACTTCCTCGTGCTCGGTTTCTCCGAAGCACTCACGCCGACAAATCTCCTGTTCTGTTTTATCGGGGCGTTGCTCGGCACGTTGATCGGCGTTCTGCCGGGTATCGGCCCGACAGCAACCGTCGCAATCCTGTTGCCGGTGACGTTCTTCCTGCCGCCACTTGCGGCCCTGATCATGCTGTCGGGCATTTTCTACGGCGCCCAGTATGGCGGGTCGACCACCGCAATTCTGGTCAACCTCCCCGGTGAAGCATCTGCGGTGGTGACGGCCATCGATGGCTATCAGATGGCCCGAAAAGGGCGCGCGGGCGCGGCGCTTGCTATTGCTGCGCTCGGATCTTTCTTTGCTGGCACCGTGGCGACCGTCGGCCTTGCGGTAGCAGGTCCTACTCTTTCGTCCTTTGCCCTCTCCTTCGGGCCGGCCGAATATGTCTCTCTTTGTATCTTCGGCCTCCTGGCCGCAACGATCCTCGCCCACGGCTCCGTTATCAAGGCGATCGGCATGGTTTGCCTTGGGCTGGTGCTTGGCATGGTGGGCATCGACGTCAGTAGCGGCGCGACCCGGCTTACGTTTGGTTCGACGGAGCTCTATGACGGTATCGACTTCGTCGTCATCGCCGTCGGCCTGTTCGGCGTCGCTGAAATCGCCAGCAATCTGGAATTCAAGGAGACCCGCGGCGTTCTGCAGAGCACGATCGGCCGTCTGTGGCCGACGACACAGGAGTTCAAGGAGAGCTGGGGTGCCGTGCTTCGCGGTACGGCGGTTGGAACCATCCTTGGCGTGTTGCCAGGCGGCGGTGCGACGCTTAGCGCCTTCAGTGCCTATTCCGTCGAAAAGAAAATATCGCGGACGCCGGAGAAGTTCGGGCACGGCGCAATCGCCGGCGTTGCTGGACCGGAATCGGCAAACAATGCCGGAGCACAGGCTTCGTTCATTCCGCTTCTGACGCTTGGCATTCCGTCGAACTCGATCATGGCCATGATGCTTGGCGCTATGACGATCCACGGCATCACGCCGGGACCTTCTGTCATTCACAACCAGCCCGAGCTCTTTTGGGGTCTCATCGCTTCGATGTGGCTCGGAAACGCAATGCTGCTGGTGATCAACCTGCCGCTGATCGGCATCTGGGTCCGCCTGCTGAAGGTACCGTACCGTCTGCTTTATCCGGCGATCCTGCTATTTTGCTGCATCGGCGTCTACAGCGTCAACAACCGCGGCTTCGACGTCGCCTTGGTAATCCTGTTCGGCGTCCTCGGATATGTCTTACGAAAGGCGAAATGCGAAGCAGGTCCCCTGCTCCTCGGCTTCGTCCTCGGTCCTTTGCTCGAAACCAATCTGCGCCGCGCCTTGCTCCTTTCCCAAGGCGATCCGCTGGTGTTTTTCGAGCGGCCGATCAGTGCTGTGCTTCTGCTCGTGACAGCCGGCATGCTTTTGACGCTCATTCTTCCGGCTATCCGGAAAAGCCGCAAGGAAGCGTTCGAAGCCGGCGAAGACTGA
- a CDS encoding tripartite tricarboxylate transporter TctB family protein: MASSDMRKRDYPDILAGALMIGLGALGLWAGRDLTFGSAAMMGPGYLPDVICGLLIVIGGFVLIKAIGKFYEAIGETNIKPLIILVVAIGGFAFMAEALGFIIATIWLLVIGSLADQESRWKEIVISSLILTAFGALVFIYGLGVQMPILPF, encoded by the coding sequence ATGGCAAGCTCCGATATGAGGAAGAGGGATTATCCCGATATTCTCGCAGGGGCCTTGATGATTGGACTGGGAGCGCTCGGCCTTTGGGCCGGGCGCGACCTAACCTTCGGTTCGGCGGCGATGATGGGACCCGGATATCTCCCAGACGTTATCTGCGGACTGCTGATCGTGATCGGCGGATTTGTGCTGATCAAGGCGATAGGCAAGTTCTATGAGGCAATTGGTGAGACGAACATTAAGCCGCTTATCATTCTCGTTGTGGCGATCGGTGGTTTTGCTTTCATGGCGGAAGCGCTAGGCTTCATCATTGCGACGATCTGGCTTCTCGTCATCGGTAGCCTGGCTGACCAGGAGTCCCGGTGGAAAGAGATCGTCATCTCCAGCCTGATCCTGACCGCCTTCGGCGCGCTCGTCTTCATCTATGGCCTCGGCGTACAGATGCCGATCCTGCCGTTCTGA
- a CDS encoding tripartite tricarboxylate transporter substrate binding protein: MQNTHIKLAFAFAALAISASYAHAEWPNDRPIQMIVAFAPGGSTDVMARAIEPLLEKELGADIVIENRPGASGEIAYTALSKAKPDGYTFSYINTPGYLSMQVQRKLGYDPKTIKPIARIVDDPAAVVVPSGSDFKTLKDFVEAAKAKPGSVSFGSSGVGTDDHLAIILLGAATGAKFTHVPFGGAGETRTAILGSQISGGGLNVSEFAGTESTGLRMLATFGAERSPQLPDVPTAKEQGFDVEMSSERGVAAPAGVPDEITKKFSEAMKRVIDSPEFQKQAKQLALPLAYLSGPDWEKQMPDRLARFQKIWNETPWVQ; the protein is encoded by the coding sequence ATGCAGAACACCCATATCAAGCTCGCGTTTGCCTTTGCGGCACTTGCCATATCGGCGTCCTACGCCCATGCCGAGTGGCCAAACGACCGTCCGATCCAGATGATCGTCGCGTTCGCGCCGGGCGGCAGCACCGACGTCATGGCCCGTGCCATAGAGCCGCTGCTTGAAAAGGAACTTGGCGCCGATATCGTCATCGAAAACCGTCCTGGTGCATCGGGCGAAATCGCCTATACCGCGCTGTCGAAGGCAAAGCCCGACGGCTACACCTTCTCCTACATCAATACGCCTGGGTATCTCTCCATGCAGGTGCAGCGCAAACTCGGCTACGACCCGAAAACCATCAAGCCGATCGCGCGCATCGTCGATGACCCGGCGGCAGTCGTTGTCCCATCGGGTTCCGACTTCAAGACGCTGAAGGATTTCGTCGAAGCCGCCAAGGCAAAGCCGGGTTCCGTATCGTTTGGCTCTTCCGGCGTCGGCACAGACGACCATCTGGCCATCATCCTGCTCGGCGCTGCTACAGGCGCGAAGTTCACCCACGTTCCGTTCGGCGGCGCTGGTGAAACGCGCACGGCCATTCTCGGCTCGCAGATTTCGGGCGGCGGGCTGAATGTCAGCGAATTCGCTGGTACGGAAAGCACCGGGCTGCGCATGCTTGCCACCTTCGGGGCGGAACGTTCGCCGCAGCTTCCCGATGTGCCGACAGCCAAGGAGCAGGGCTTCGACGTCGAAATGAGTTCGGAGCGTGGCGTTGCCGCGCCAGCCGGTGTCCCAGACGAGATCACCAAGAAATTCTCCGAAGCAATGAAGCGCGTCATCGACAGCCCGGAATTCCAGAAGCAGGCCAAGCAGCTTGCTCTGCCGCTCGCCTATCTGTCTGGCCCAGACTGGGAAAAGCAGATGCCTGATCGACTCGCCCGCTTCCAGAAGATCTGGAACGAAACTCCGTGGGTTCAGTGA
- a CDS encoding ABC transporter substrate-binding protein, with product MQQKLRRRAALAAIAALSIFTVSATVSRGAEEKPISIAIQYGYAYLPVVVADQKGFFSKQLAAKGINTTVEIKKISGAPAINDALISGTIDIGAYGLPGMLIAAEKTKSSIKIRGLAALVAGDNGFYTNKPEIKDLKDLGSSDRIAVTSTTGQQGLLVRMAAKKAFGDARHFDTMMVQLPHPDATSALLAGGTISAYVAPHPYSDVMEADSKIHKLFNFSDYLGQQVTSGLLATTGKFIDDRKDASLAIVAAIEEADGFIRDNPKEAAEIFLASEKSSLNAEQIQKMLESVKGEWGVQPKGVMSFADFMTEAGLLKSKLSKWQDVFFEPVAAGQGT from the coding sequence ATGCAACAGAAACTTCGCCGACGCGCCGCCTTGGCCGCGATCGCCGCACTGTCGATCTTCACAGTTTCCGCTACCGTCTCGAGAGGTGCCGAAGAAAAGCCGATCTCGATCGCGATCCAGTATGGTTACGCCTATCTGCCTGTCGTGGTCGCGGACCAGAAGGGCTTCTTCTCCAAGCAGTTGGCCGCAAAAGGCATCAACACGACCGTCGAGATCAAGAAAATCAGCGGGGCACCGGCCATCAATGACGCTTTGATCAGCGGGACGATCGATATCGGCGCCTACGGTCTTCCGGGCATGCTGATCGCTGCGGAAAAGACAAAAAGCTCAATCAAGATCCGCGGGCTCGCGGCCCTTGTTGCGGGCGACAATGGTTTCTACACGAACAAACCGGAGATCAAGGATCTCAAGGATCTCGGATCCAGCGACCGCATCGCCGTGACATCGACGACGGGTCAGCAAGGCCTTCTCGTCAGGATGGCCGCGAAGAAGGCTTTCGGAGACGCAAGACACTTCGATACGATGATGGTGCAGTTGCCGCATCCCGATGCGACGAGCGCCCTTCTCGCCGGTGGCACCATCAGCGCCTATGTTGCACCTCATCCTTACAGCGACGTGATGGAAGCGGATTCCAAGATCCACAAGCTGTTCAACTTCTCCGACTATCTCGGACAGCAGGTCACAAGCGGGCTGCTCGCAACCACCGGAAAGTTCATCGACGATCGCAAGGATGCATCTCTGGCCATCGTTGCAGCGATCGAAGAGGCTGATGGCTTTATCCGTGACAATCCGAAAGAAGCCGCTGAGATCTTCCTTGCGTCGGAAAAATCGTCTCTCAACGCCGAGCAGATCCAGAAAATGCTTGAGAGTGTGAAGGGCGAATGGGGTGTCCAGCCCAAGGGCGTAATGAGCTTTGCCGACTTCATGACTGAAGCAGGCCTACTGAAATCGAAACTGAGCAAGTGGCAGGACGTGTTCTTCGAACCTGTCGCTGCCGGTCAGGGCACCTGA
- a CDS encoding amidohydrolase family protein, with protein sequence MAVSSPHIAVREDWLALEQEEALFPGMPIVDPHHHLWDRPGHRHLFDELLADARQGHRIQATVFVQSRSMYNIDQADDLLKPVGEVEFANGVAARSASGLYGSFRACAGIVGSCDLMAGDRIEAVLDRMMGVGGGRFRGIRNQTAWHEDPEIATNPVPPVRGLLLKAAFRDGARRLGARGLTLDVWAYHTQLEEFEDLARACPDTTIILDHLGGPLGAGPYRGRREEVLADWRASMKRIAELPNVCVKLGGLAMGAGGFDFHLADRPPASDLLAAAWDPYISFAIERFGTQRCMFESNFPVDKGMVSYRSLWNAFKRLTKGFSASEKQDLFFSTAARVYNLGIKPEGEF encoded by the coding sequence ATGGCTGTAAGTTCGCCCCATATTGCCGTGCGCGAAGACTGGTTGGCTCTGGAACAGGAGGAAGCTCTTTTCCCCGGGATGCCGATCGTGGACCCGCATCATCACCTGTGGGACCGCCCTGGCCATCGGCACCTGTTCGATGAACTGCTTGCCGACGCCCGCCAGGGCCATCGCATCCAGGCGACGGTCTTCGTGCAAAGCAGGTCGATGTATAATATCGATCAGGCGGATGATCTGCTCAAACCTGTTGGCGAGGTTGAGTTCGCAAACGGCGTGGCGGCGCGGTCGGCCTCCGGTCTCTACGGATCTTTCAGGGCCTGCGCGGGGATCGTAGGGTCCTGCGATCTGATGGCCGGTGACCGGATCGAAGCGGTTCTTGATCGCATGATGGGTGTCGGCGGAGGCCGCTTTCGTGGCATCCGCAACCAGACTGCCTGGCATGAGGATCCGGAAATTGCGACCAACCCCGTTCCTCCGGTGAGGGGCCTGCTGCTGAAAGCGGCATTTCGCGACGGCGCTCGCCGGCTCGGAGCACGCGGCCTCACGCTTGACGTGTGGGCCTATCATACCCAGCTCGAAGAGTTCGAGGACCTGGCACGCGCCTGCCCGGATACCACAATCATCCTTGACCACCTTGGTGGCCCGCTCGGTGCCGGGCCTTATAGAGGGCGGCGCGAGGAGGTGCTGGCCGATTGGCGCGCTTCCATGAAGAGGATCGCCGAGCTTCCCAATGTCTGCGTCAAGCTGGGCGGTCTTGCCATGGGGGCAGGCGGGTTTGATTTTCACCTTGCCGACCGGCCGCCGGCGTCCGATCTGCTTGCGGCCGCTTGGGACCCGTATATCTCTTTTGCGATCGAACGGTTCGGGACACAGCGCTGCATGTTCGAAAGCAATTTCCCGGTCGACAAGGGCATGGTTTCCTATCGGTCGCTTTGGAACGCCTTCAAGCGCCTGACCAAGGGTTTCAGTGCTTCGGAAAAACAGGATCTCTTCTTTTCCACAGCAGCCCGCGTCTACAATCTGGGCATCAAACCAGAGGGAGAGTTCTGA
- a CDS encoding SMP-30/gluconolactonase/LRE family protein — translation MMFFAPPPTIQMEVFSRMPDRFRHPRKTRWADVNRSGMASDSFLEGPCFDGNGNLYVTDIPFGRIFKITPAGDWELVAEYDGWPNGMKFHSESKIYITDYKRGILQLDVCTGAVSPVIEDYFSEGFKGVNDLVFAANGDLYFTDQGQSGLHSPTGRVFRWSAAGKLDCVLSGIPSPNGIVIARDMSYLLVAVTRAQQIWRAPLHEGVATKVGVFLQLHGGMGGPDGLALSEDGELFVAHTGFGSIWHVSRVGEPLHRIQSCAGISTTNMAFDPNDRHVIYLTESQTGSILRARLPVRGEELCMAGG, via the coding sequence CTGATGTTCTTCGCACCCCCTCCGACGATCCAGATGGAAGTCTTCTCACGGATGCCCGACCGCTTCCGGCATCCGCGCAAGACGCGCTGGGCTGACGTGAACCGTTCCGGCATGGCCAGCGATTCCTTCCTCGAAGGCCCCTGCTTCGACGGCAATGGCAACCTTTATGTCACCGACATTCCGTTCGGTCGGATCTTCAAAATCACGCCTGCAGGAGATTGGGAGCTGGTCGCAGAATATGACGGCTGGCCGAATGGCATGAAATTTCACAGTGAAAGCAAGATCTACATCACCGACTACAAACGTGGCATCCTGCAGCTCGATGTCTGCACGGGGGCGGTCTCGCCGGTTATTGAGGATTATTTTTCGGAGGGCTTCAAAGGCGTCAACGACCTCGTCTTTGCCGCCAATGGTGATCTCTATTTCACCGATCAGGGCCAAAGCGGGCTACATTCGCCGACCGGCCGGGTTTTCCGCTGGTCTGCGGCGGGGAAGCTGGATTGTGTCCTGTCCGGCATCCCCAGTCCGAACGGGATCGTGATTGCCAGGGACATGAGCTATCTGCTCGTCGCCGTAACCCGTGCTCAGCAGATCTGGCGGGCGCCGCTTCACGAAGGCGTTGCCACGAAGGTCGGGGTCTTCCTGCAATTGCATGGTGGTATGGGTGGGCCTGACGGGCTGGCGCTGTCGGAAGATGGGGAACTTTTCGTCGCCCATACCGGGTTCGGCTCGATATGGCATGTGTCGCGCGTAGGAGAGCCGCTGCATCGCATCCAGTCCTGCGCTGGGATTTCGACAACCAACATGGCCTTTGATCCGAATGATCGTCACGTCATCTACCTCACTGAATCTCAGACAGGTAGTATCTTGCGGGCAAGGCTACCGGTTCGAGGCGAGGAATTGTGCATGGCCGGTGGCTAG
- a CDS encoding IclR family transcriptional regulator: MVIMDDEYEQGLPRVKGVASADRLLTVLSAFRRGDDALELTELAERTGLVKSTIMRLCVSLQSFGFIERMRDGRYRLGTEIARLGSVYLQSFALESEVIPVLERLVAISGETASFYIRRGDQRLCLFRHDSPSPLRMHVRPGDLRPMDASSIAQVLRAFEAGAESGRGVTLPIYSSGVTDPHVASMAAPVFGAGQRLLGALAITGPASRLTAEKSAQVAQQLLSLANGLTNSLGGEY, encoded by the coding sequence ATGGTGATTATGGACGACGAGTACGAGCAGGGTTTGCCCAGGGTCAAAGGTGTGGCCTCCGCCGATCGGCTTCTTACCGTGCTATCGGCGTTCCGACGGGGCGACGATGCGCTGGAGCTGACAGAGCTCGCCGAGCGGACAGGCCTGGTCAAAAGCACGATCATGCGCTTATGTGTTTCGCTCCAAAGTTTCGGTTTCATAGAGCGGATGCGGGACGGACGTTATCGTCTGGGAACCGAGATCGCCAGGCTGGGATCTGTTTACCTTCAATCCTTCGCCCTTGAGTCTGAAGTGATACCGGTCCTGGAGCGGCTTGTTGCAATATCGGGCGAGACCGCCTCGTTCTATATCCGTCGCGGCGACCAGCGCCTTTGCCTGTTCCGCCATGATTCGCCATCGCCGCTGCGCATGCATGTGCGGCCCGGAGACCTCAGACCCATGGATGCGTCTTCGATCGCGCAGGTCTTGCGCGCGTTCGAAGCAGGGGCTGAGAGCGGCAGAGGCGTTACTTTGCCCATCTATTCTAGTGGCGTGACGGATCCGCATGTCGCTTCGATGGCGGCCCCGGTGTTCGGAGCCGGGCAGCGCCTGTTGGGAGCGCTCGCGATCACGGGTCCGGCATCGCGGCTGACCGCCGAAAAGTCGGCACAAGTGGCTCAACAACTGCTTAGCCTTGCGAACGGGCTGACGAACTCGCTCGGAGGCGAATATTAA